GGGCGTCGTGGACGCACGCGGGCTCGGATCGCCCGCCTCACCGGTCGCGGCTCCTCGGGCTACTCGCCCGTCCTCGAGCCCCTGCTGCGTACCGTCCGGGCCAACAACCCGCGGGAGGACCTCGACCTGATCCAGCGCGCCTACCTCGTGGCCGAACGCAGCCACGAGGGGCAGACGCGCAAGAGCGGCGATCCGTACATCACGCACCCCGTCGCCGTCGCCACCATCCTCGCCGAGTTGGGCATGACCGGCACGACCCTCGCCGCCGCCCTGCTGCACGACACGGTGGAGGACACCTCGTACACGCTCGAGGAGCTCAAGCGCGACTTCGGGCCCGAGGTGGCCATGCTCGTGGACGGCGTCACCAAGCTCGACAAGGTCTCCTTCGGGGACGCGGCCCAGGCGGAGACCGTCCGCAAGATGGTCGTGGCGATGGCGAAGGACATCCGCGTCCTCGTCATCAAGCTCGCGGACCGGCTGCACAACGCCCGCACCTGGCGCTTCGTCTCGCCCGCGTCGTCAGCGAAGAAGGCGCGGGAGACCCTCGAGATCTTCGCGCCCCTCGCCCACCGACTCGGCATGAACACCATCAAGTGGGAGCTCGAGGACCTGTCCTTCGCCGCGCTGCACCCGAAGGTGTATGAGGAGATCGTCCGGATGGTGGGGGACAGGACCCCCGAGCGGGAGAAGCATCTCAGCCTCGTCCGGAACCAGATCGAGGAAGATCTCCGGGCCGTGAGGATCAAGGCGACGATCACCGGCCGTCCCAAGCACTACTACTCGATCTACCAGAAGATGATCGTCCGCGGTAAGGACTTCGACGACATCCACGACCTGATGGGCGTGCGCGTCCTGGTGGACAGCGTGAGGGACTGCTACGCGACCCTCGGCTCGCTGCATTCACGGTGGAACCCCCTGCCCGGGCGGTTCAAGGACTACATCGCGATGCCGAAGTTCAACATGTACCAGTCGCTGCACACCACGGTGATCGGGCCCGGCGGCAAGCCCGTCGAGGTGCAGATCAGGACTCACGACATGCACCGCCGCGCCGAGTACGGCGTCGCCGCGCACTGGAAGTACAAGAACGGCGGCAAGCAGCCCGAAGCGGCGGACAACGACGACATGGGCTGGCTGCGGAGCCTCGTGGACTGGCAGCAGGAGACGTCCGACCCCGACGAGTTCCTCGACTCCCTGCGCTTCGAGATCAATGCGCGCGAGGTGTTCGTCTTCACCCCCAAGGGCGAGGTCATGGCGCTGCCCGCCGGTTCGACGCCGGTCGACTTCGCCTACGCCGTCCACACCGAGGTGGGGCACAGGACCATCGGTGCGAGGGTCAACGGCAAACTCGTCCCGCTCAACAGCGAGCTGAACCACGGCGACTGGGTGGAGATCTTCACCTCGAAGGCCGAGGGGGCCGGTCCGAGCCAGGACTGGCAGGGCTTCGTCAAGAGCCCGCGCGCCCGGAACAAGATCCGGCAGTGGTTCACGAAGGAGCGCCGCGAGGAGGCAATCGACAAGGGCAAGGAGCTGCTGACCCGCGCGATGCGGAAGCAGAACCTCCCGCTGCAGCGGATGATGACGCACAGCGCCCTGCTGACGGTCGCCCAGGAGCTCCGTCACCAGGACATCTCGGCCCTGTACGCGGCGGTCGGGGACGGCCACACGTCGGCGCAGAACGTGATCGAGCACCTCGTGGCGCTCATGGGTGGCCACGAGGACGCCGAGGACAAGATCGCGGAGACGGCCGTCGCCACGCAGCCCCGCCGGCCCAAGTTCTCCGATTCCGGTGTCACCGTCCGAGGCGTGGGCGACGTGTGGGTCAAGCTCGCCCGCTGCTGCACGCCGGTGCCGCCGGATCCGATCATCGGCTTCGTCACGCGCGGCTCCGGTGTCTCCGTGCACCGCAACGACTGCCGCAACGTGCAGGAGCTGCGCGACCAGCCGGACCGGATCGTCCCGGTGGAGTGGGCGCCGACGCAGTCGAGCGTGTTCCTCGTGGAGATCCAGGTCGAGGCCCTCGACCGCAAGAGCCTGCTCTCGGACGTGACCAGTGTGCTCGCGGAGAACCACGTGAACATCCTCGCCGCGAACGTCAACACGTCCTCCGACCGGGTCGCCATGTCGCGCTTCGCGTTCGAGATGGGTGACCCGAAGTACCTGAGCCACATCCTCAGCGCCGTCCGCCGCATCGACGGCGTCTTCGACGTGTACAGGACCACCGGGTCCCAGCGGCGCCCCTGACGGATCCTCAGCGGAGGTCCTGCGGGCGGCCGGCCACGCGCAGTCGGGCGAGCGCCTTCGACTTGCCCGGCACCCGCCGGGTGTTGACGAGGGCCGCCTCGACGAGCCGCAGCGGACAGTCCAGCGCGGCCGACGTCCCGATCGCCCGGAGGATGGGTACCGCGTCCCGGTCCGCCCCGTGCACGGCGATGTCGAGGGCGGTACGGAGCGGCGTCGTGACGGACACCCCGCCGACCAGGTTCACGTCGAACGGACCGAGCGCGACCTGGTGCATGACGGCGGGCGTGAAGGCCGGCAGGGCCGTGGTGCGGCGCCGGTGGTCCGTGACGAGGCTGATCAGCACCGGCGGGGGAGCGCAGCCGTAGATCCATGCCGCGCAGGAGCGGCCGAGCGCCACCCGCCGACGGATCGTGGGCGGTACGCACCGGGCGGCCGCGAGCGCCCTCGTGGCGGCGTCCTCCCTGAAATCGCTGCGGAGATACGAGGCCCCGATGACGAGGTGCACGAGCCCGTCGAGCCGCATGGCCTGCAGCTCGCCGGAGGTGAAGATCTCCCCGGCGTGGAAGAGCGCGCCTCCGGTGGAGGTGACTGGCTGCCCGGCCGCACCGAGGACGCGCTCGGGAGGTGCTGCTGCAGCGGCACTGTCCAGGGGAGCCATCGTTCCAGCATCGCCACCGGGCAGGGCACGCAAAAGCCCTCCGGCACCGATGTGGACAACGGTGCCGGAGGGCTGACGACGAGCCGGGCCCGCAGGCGCGGGGCCTTCTGCTAGGAGAAGTCCCGGGCCGACTTCTGCAGCATCTCGAGCCACTGCTCGCGGGCCGCCAGTGCCTCCCTGGCGGAGGCGATCTTCTTGGCGTTCCCGGCACGCTCGGCGTCGGCGAGGTCGTCCTTGAGCTGCGCGATGGTCGCCTCGAGCTGGCTCAGCGCACTATTGGTGCGGGCCTTCGTCTCGGGGTTCGTCTTCGTCCAGTGCTCGTCGTCGGCCGCCTTCACGGCGTCCTCGACCTTCCTCAGCCCGGCGTCGATGCGCCCCATGTCCGCCCGCGGGACCTTGCCCGCTTCGTCCCACCGGTCCCGTACCGACTGCAGCGCCTTCTTCGCGGCGGCGAGATCCCGGATGGGCAGGATCTGCTGGGCCTCCTTCAGGAGGGCCTCCTTGACCGTCAGGTTGCCTGCATACTCCTCGTCCACGGCTTCGTTCGCGGCCTTGCGGGCCTCGAAGAAGCGGTCCTGGGCGGCGCGGAAGCGTGCCCAGAGGGCGTCGTCGTCCTTGCGGCTCGCCCGCTTCGACGACTTCCACTCGTCCATGAGGTGGCGGTACTCGGCGGCGGTCTGCCCCCAGTCCGTGGATCCCGAGAGCTGCTCGGCGCGCCGGATGAGCGCTTCCTTGGCCTGCTTCGCCTCCGCGTTGTCGCTGTCCAGCTGGGAGAAGTAGGCGCGGCGGTGGCGATCGAAGACGGTGCGTGCCGACCGGAAGCGCTTCCAGAGGGCGTCCTCGGTGCCGCGGCCGAGCCTCGGCCCGGCCTTCTGCGCAGCCTTCCACAGCTCGAAGAGCTCGTTCATGCGGGTGCTGCTGGCCTTCCACTGCACGGTGGAGGGGTCGCGTCCCGCGAGTTCCTCGGCTTCGGCGACGATCGCCTCGCGAGCCGCGAGCTCCTTCGCCTTCAGCGCGTCCTGCGCGGCCCGCTCGGCCTTCTCGAGGCCGCCGATGGCCCCGAGGAGGGCGTCGATCCGCTCCTCCAGCGCGAGCACGTCGCCGACCATCTTCCGTTCGCCCACCTGCGCGCGCAGGTGCTTCGCGGTCTTCGCCATGTCCGACGACGGCGCCTTGGCCTGGACGCGCTGCTCCAGGAGCGCGACCTGGCTCACGACGTCGTCGTACTTGCGCACGAAGTAGGAGAGCGCCTCCTCGCGGGTCGCGTCGGGGTACTGGCCCACCGGGTGCTCGGCACCGTCGACGAGGAGGAAGACGTGGCCGTCCTCCTCGACGCGGGCGAACCGGCCGGCCTCCTCGAGGGACGTGCTGTGGACGGGCGGGGCCGCCACCGGCTGGACGGTCTTCTTCAGGGGCCGGGGCGCCATCGCGGTGGGCAGCGGCGGGCGCGGAGGGGCCATCTGCGGCGACGGTGTGCTCAGCGGTGCGGGTTCGGCGGCGAGCGGCACGGCAGGGTCTGCGGGTGCGTCGGCGGGAGCAGCTGCAGCGGCGCCGTGCTCGGCGGGAGCAGTTGTAGCATCGCCGTGCTCGGCGGGCGCGTCGACGGCCGCGTCAGTGGGAGCGTCGGCGCCTGCAGCGGGAGCATCGGCGTGCTCTTCCGGTGCGTCCGCAGAAGCGTCAGCGGGAGCATCGGAGGCTTCCTCCGGACCATCCGCCACGGCGTCAGAGGAGGACTCCACCGGCGCGTCCGCTGCTTCCGCAGCGGCTCCGTCCGCGGCTGCGGGCTCTGCGGGAGCTGACGCCTCCGCTTCCGGTGTACCTGCGGCATCGGCTGCGGTCGCGTCCTGTGCCTCGTGCGACTCCGCACCCGGGTCCTGGGCAGGGGTTGCCGACGTGGGGGCGTCCTCGCTCACCGCAGCGTCCTGCCGGGTGTCCTGGCCGTTGGTCGTTTCGTCGGATTGCTGACTGTCTGTCACCGCTAGAAGTCTTTCGCTCGTCGGATGGCCGTGAGCAACGCCGGGGCCATTTCATGCAGGGTCTAGGAGTCTATCGGCCCGGCGGGTCGGATGGCGGTGGGGGAGCCCGCCGAACGGATCTCCTCACCGCGCACCGATCACCGGAGCAGCACGGACCTGCCCCGAGGTTACTTTACCCACTGGCCCCCGATCCGCGTCATGGCGGGAAGCGTACGGTACCTGCGCTGCCGTCCACGCTGCCGCTTTTTTCGCAGGCCGTCGCCGGGACCTAGGATTGAGGCCGCAGAACCGGTCCGCTGCGCCGCATCCGGCGGCAGCCGGCCCCCAGCGCAGGAGGAGACCCACCCCATGGCCCGCAAGGCATCACTGTCCGGCTTTCCCGAATGGCTTCCGGAGGAGCGCCTGATCGAGCTCCACGTCCTCGAGGTGCTGCAGCGGACGTTCGAGCTGCACGGCTTCTCCAGTATCGAGACGCGCGCCGTCGAGACGGTGGAGCATCTCCTCCGCAAGGGAGAGATCGACAAGGAGGTGTATGCGGTCTCCCGCCTGCAGGCCGACGAGGCGTCCGCCTCCGAGAGCGGGCTGGCCCTCCACTACGACCTGACCGTCCCCTTCGCGCGCTATGTCGTGGAGAACGCGGGCCACCTCGCCTTCCCCTTCCGCCGGTTCCAGATCCAGAAATGCTGGCGCGGCGAACGGCCCCAGGAGGGTCGCGCCCGAGAGTTCACGCAGGCGGACATCGACGTCGTGGGCGACGGCGTGCTCCCGTTCCGGTACGACGTGGAACTCGCCCTCGCCGTCGTGGAGGCTCTCTGTGCCCTGCCGATCCCTGAGTTCACCCTGCGCGTCAACAACCGCAAGCTCGCAGAAGGCTTCTACCGGGCCATCGGGCTCGAGGACAGCGCCGCCGTGCTGCGCAGCATCGACAAGCTCGAGAAGGTCGGCCCCGAGAAGGTGGGCGCGCTGCTCCGCGACGAGGTCGGCGCGGACGACGACCAGGTGCGCCTCGCCCTCGACCTCGCCGGCATCCGCACCGCCGACACGTCCTTCGTGGACCGGGTGCGTGCCCTGGGGGTCACCAACGACCTCCTGGAGGAGGGGCTGGAGGAACTGCGGCAGGTCGTCGGGGAGGCCTCACGCCGCGCGCCGGGCCGCGTGGTCGCGGACCTCAGTATCGCGCGGGGCCTCGACTACTACACGGGAACCGTCTACGAGACGGTCCTGAACGGGCACGAGTCGCTCGGCTCCATCTGCTCCGGCGGACGCTACGACTCCCTGGCCCGCAAGGGCAACCGCACCTTCCCCGGCGTCGGGCTGTCCATCGGCGTCACCCGGATCGTCTCGCGCATCCTCAGCCAGGGCTTCGCCACCGTGTCCCGGTCCGTGCCCACGGCGGTGCTCGTGACCCTGGCCAACGACGACGCGTGGTCGCAGGCGCAGGACGTCGCCGCTGCGCTGCGCCGTCGCGGCATCTCCGCGGAGGTCGCGGCGAGCGCGGAGAAGTTCGGCAAGCAGATCAAGTTCGCCGATCGCCGCGGCATCCCGTTCGTGTGGTTCACGTCGCCGGACGGCGCGCACGAGGTCAAGGACATCCGGTCCGGCGAGCAGGCACCGGCGGATCCGGCCACCTGGGCGCCGCCCGCGGACGACCTCCGGCCCGTGGTCGCGCCGGCCTGAGTGCGCCGGTAGGGCCGGTGGCACCGCCGCCGGGTCGGATGCGTCGCGCCGGGCGGGGTGCGTTGCGCCGGGCCGGGTGCGTCGCACCGGTCGAAGCGCGCCGGTCCTGCCGTCCCGCGCGTGCGGGCGGGCGGGGTGCCCTGCGGTCCTGCTGTCCCGCGGGTGCGTCGCGCCGTCCGGGTCCGGCGGTCCTGCTGTCCCGCGCCCGCTGTCCCGGGCGTCCGGGCGGCGTGCCCTGCAGTGCGGCTCAGGCCCGGCGGCGACGGCGGGCGAGGGCTACCGCACGTGCGACGAGTCCTCCGGCGAGGACCGCGAGCATGGTCAGCACCGACGTCGCCGGCAGGGTGAAGGCGAGGACGAGGCACGCGCCGGCGCCGACGGCGTTCAGCCAGCGCGGCGCGTACCACTGCCGCTCCGTGAGGGAGAAGGCCGCGATGTTCGCGATCGCGTAGTAGAGCAGCACGCCGAAGCTCGAGAACCCGACGACGGTCAGCACGTCCGTCGCCACGAGGAGGACCACCACGACGACGGCCGTCGCGATGTCGGCCACCCAGGGGACGGCGAAGCGGGTGGAGACGCGCGAGAGCGCGGACGGCAGGTCGCCGCCGCGCGCCATGGCGAGGCTCGTGCGACCGACGCCCGCGATCAGCGCTAGCAGGGCGCCGAGGCTCGCGAGCGCCGCAGCAGCCGTCACGATGGTGCCCAGTCCGCCGCCGACCGCCGGCGGACTCGCGATCTCGACGACCTGCCGCAGCGGCGCGGTGGTCCCGGCGAGCCCGGCGGGCCCGAAGGCGTGCAGGAGCGACAGGGCCAGCAGCACGTACAGCACCAGGGTGATACCGAGGGCCGCGAAGATCGCCGCCGGGATGTTCCGCCGCGGCTCCCTGACCTCCTCGCCCATGGTGGCGATCCGCGCATACCCCGCGAAGGCGAAGAACAGCAGCGCCGCGGCCTGCAGGACGCCCGCGACGCCGTCGGCGCCGCCGCCGGCCGGTGCCGGAGCCGCGGGGGCGGCGAACGCGACGACCACCACGAAGGCGAGGACGGGCACCACGAGCGAGACGATCACGCGCGTCGCGAGGGCCGTCCGCGTCACCCCGAGGAGATTCACGACGGTCAGGCCGACGACGGCGGCCACCGCGGCGGGCTTCTCGGCGCCCGGCGCCGCGTAGAGGCCGAACGTGAGCGCCATCGCGGCGCACGAGGCGAGCTTGCCCGTGACGAAACCCCAGCCGGCGAGGAAACCGGGCCAGTGGCCCAGCTGCTCCCGTCCGTACACGTACGTGCCACCGCTCGAGGGGTAACCGGACGGCGAGGGACGCCGTCGCCGCCGCGTTGCAGTAGGCGACGAACCCCGCGATCACGACGGCGAGGGGCAGGAGCGCGCCGGCGGTGGCGGCGGCCGGCGCGAAGACCACGAAGGCGCCCGCCCCGATCATGGCGCCGATGCCCACGGTCGTGGCGTCGACACCACCCATGGCGCGGCGCAGTCCGGGCTGCTCGGACATGGTCCTCCTCGGATGGGAGCGGGGCCGTCGACGGGAACGGCCCGTCGGGGCGATCCGACCGGGACCGGTAAGGTTGGTCGGGCTTGAACCAACTCTAGGCAGGCGCTTTCGAAGCCTGCGACTCATCTGAAACATCTGTGGGAAGGATTGCTGTGCTCCGCACGCATGAACTCGGCTCCCTCCGGCCCGAGCACGTAGGACAAACGGTCACCCTCGCAGGCTGGG
This genomic interval from Arthrobacter agilis contains the following:
- a CDS encoding RelA/SpoT family protein translates to MEELDMAEAVNPGEDQGTPVPGVPGPIATDAPRPAPARGLVQPASPTSAPSATSADQVAPGRRGRTRARIARLTGRGSSGYSPVLEPLLRTVRANNPREDLDLIQRAYLVAERSHEGQTRKSGDPYITHPVAVATILAELGMTGTTLAAALLHDTVEDTSYTLEELKRDFGPEVAMLVDGVTKLDKVSFGDAAQAETVRKMVVAMAKDIRVLVIKLADRLHNARTWRFVSPASSAKKARETLEIFAPLAHRLGMNTIKWELEDLSFAALHPKVYEEIVRMVGDRTPEREKHLSLVRNQIEEDLRAVRIKATITGRPKHYYSIYQKMIVRGKDFDDIHDLMGVRVLVDSVRDCYATLGSLHSRWNPLPGRFKDYIAMPKFNMYQSLHTTVIGPGGKPVEVQIRTHDMHRRAEYGVAAHWKYKNGGKQPEAADNDDMGWLRSLVDWQQETSDPDEFLDSLRFEINAREVFVFTPKGEVMALPAGSTPVDFAYAVHTEVGHRTIGARVNGKLVPLNSELNHGDWVEIFTSKAEGAGPSQDWQGFVKSPRARNKIRQWFTKERREEAIDKGKELLTRAMRKQNLPLQRMMTHSALLTVAQELRHQDISALYAAVGDGHTSAQNVIEHLVALMGGHEDAEDKIAETAVATQPRRPKFSDSGVTVRGVGDVWVKLARCCTPVPPDPIIGFVTRGSGVSVHRNDCRNVQELRDQPDRIVPVEWAPTQSSVFLVEIQVEALDRKSLLSDVTSVLAENHVNILAANVNTSSDRVAMSRFAFEMGDPKYLSHILSAVRRIDGVFDVYRTTGSQRRP
- a CDS encoding DUF349 domain-containing protein; amino-acid sequence: MTDSQQSDETTNGQDTRQDAAVSEDAPTSATPAQDPGAESHEAQDATAADAAGTPEAEASAPAEPAAADGAAAEAADAPVESSSDAVADGPEEASDAPADASADAPEEHADAPAAGADAPTDAAVDAPAEHGDATTAPAEHGAAAAAPADAPADPAVPLAAEPAPLSTPSPQMAPPRPPLPTAMAPRPLKKTVQPVAAPPVHSTSLEEAGRFARVEEDGHVFLLVDGAEHPVGQYPDATREEALSYFVRKYDDVVSQVALLEQRVQAKAPSSDMAKTAKHLRAQVGERKMVGDVLALEERIDALLGAIGGLEKAERAAQDALKAKELAAREAIVAEAEELAGRDPSTVQWKASSTRMNELFELWKAAQKAGPRLGRGTEDALWKRFRSARTVFDRHRRAYFSQLDSDNAEAKQAKEALIRRAEQLSGSTDWGQTAAEYRHLMDEWKSSKRASRKDDDALWARFRAAQDRFFEARKAANEAVDEEYAGNLTVKEALLKEAQQILPIRDLAAAKKALQSVRDRWDEAGKVPRADMGRIDAGLRKVEDAVKAADDEHWTKTNPETKARTNSALSQLEATIAQLKDDLADAERAGNAKKIASAREALAAREQWLEMLQKSARDFS
- the hisS gene encoding histidine--tRNA ligase — encoded protein: MARKASLSGFPEWLPEERLIELHVLEVLQRTFELHGFSSIETRAVETVEHLLRKGEIDKEVYAVSRLQADEASASESGLALHYDLTVPFARYVVENAGHLAFPFRRFQIQKCWRGERPQEGRAREFTQADIDVVGDGVLPFRYDVELALAVVEALCALPIPEFTLRVNNRKLAEGFYRAIGLEDSAAVLRSIDKLEKVGPEKVGALLRDEVGADDDQVRLALDLAGIRTADTSFVDRVRALGVTNDLLEEGLEELRQVVGEASRRAPGRVVADLSIARGLDYYTGTVYETVLNGHESLGSICSGGRYDSLARKGNRTFPGVGLSIGVTRIVSRILSQGFATVSRSVPTAVLVTLANDDAWSQAQDVAAALRRRGISAEVAASAEKFGKQIKFADRRGIPFVWFTSPDGAHEVKDIRSGEQAPADPATWAPPADDLRPVVAPA